The Lathyrus oleraceus cultivar Zhongwan6 chromosome 5, CAAS_Psat_ZW6_1.0, whole genome shotgun sequence genome includes the window GAATTATTCTAATTACTTCTTACACGGCAGCAAATAAAAAGTGCTCAATAATTTCCTTAAAAGCACTTCAAAAACTGAAAAAATACTCCTTTCAAGTGATTTTGTCTTTAAAGAGAACAAGGGTGAATTCACCTAAGAATGTTAACGGATAAAGAAAGCATATTGAATATAGATTAAGAGTGGATATGGCTTTTTTACTGACTTCAAAACAGCCTAGTATTTCAAAAATATTGTGGTGCTTCCTGAATGTCTGTCAAAAGCATCAAAACTCTCTAGAAGCTACTATGTGCTTTAAGTCATACAAAACCAAAAATATATTGATATCtataaaaattacaatgaaatAGGTATTTTAGGTTAGTACAAACCCCAAAATAACCATCATTCAAATAGTAGCATTTGACACCACCACCCAAATGAACTTAGTATATCAAATAAAGAAATACAAGTAAAGCCTTAAACATGGAGGAAATTTCAAACTAACCTTCATTTCACCATTTGGTTTAAAAGAGTTCAATCTTAAGGCCTTAGAGAACTGTGAAGAAATCTGTTGTAAGCTTTGTTGGGAAGCAATAAGTTGATCTTTATCAACAGACTGAATGAACATAAAAATTCAATAATTCATCACTGTTATACACAAATATTGAGAGAAGTAATTTGAAGTAAGAAAAAGAATCATTAGTCATAAAACCTGTGTCTCCCCAGTGGATGATGAAACCACAGTTTGTGCTTCCTCGCCTTGGTGGACATGAGCATTTAAGTAGTCTCTAGGAAGAGTTTGCCCATTAACAGACATTTCATAATTAAAATTAGCATCCGATCTGATCAAATTTTGATCAGCTTGGGATGATGTAGGATTGTCCTGTATGGAGGATACCTGCAAACCCTCTGAAACAGCCTGAAGAAACAAGTGTAGATTATAAATCAccaaaaaattgaaaaaaaaataatacAAGAACTTATTTATATATAACAGTAGATACCTGTTGATTTTGCCACTGTTGCAGAGGTGACATTGTGGGCATTGGGTGAAAATGTCCAACATGAGACTGAGGGACATGTGATGCAACAGAATTGGGCACTCCTTGTTGATGCATAACATATGGATGCAATGCAGCAACTTGACCAGGTGGGAGGTATGAGTGGGGGACAATCAAAGGTGATGGAGCAATGGCGACGCCGTGAACATGATCACTCTAGAAATAACCACAAAGGTATTGTAAATGGGTGAGAAATGTCATTTACCAATACAGTGATAAAACATCGCATCTTACATCAGAGTGAAAGGCATAGATTACAATATATCGCATTTTACATTTAAGTGAAAACATCGATTACAACAAAGTACAAGGGCATGGAGCAAAGCCAAAAGGTATAACCATCTAATAATATGCGGACAGTGTTTAATGTTTGATGCActtcataaaaaaatattaatagGGCTGATGCTGATATTTGCATCCGCATAAGTTTAAATATATATTAACATTCATATCCGTACTAAAAAACAGGTAAGATACCACAACTTCCAAGCATTGAGCACATGCAACTTTCAGTACTATCAGTTTCATTCTCAAAAATTACTATCTGCCAGCCAAAAGATTCAATATTCCTGTTGAGCTTTGTTTGATATCTATAACAATCTTCAAATCAAACCATTACATATTGGGCATTTCATTTTCTGTTGTTTGCTTTGAAAACGTAACAATTTTACTTTATATCTTCTTGGGTGGGCACAGAATTTTCAATTCATCAAATCAAGAGCGCAACCACTTAAGCTACTTAAGAATCAGGTATCACTGTAACAGGGAAAAGTGAGAGTAGAGTGAAAGCCATTTATGGAAATAAACATGTATAGTATATCGAAATATGAATTGTTTAAATCTTAACTTTCAATTAATGGCATTAGCATCTCACTTTTTTCTAAAGTTACTAATTTTAGGAGTAGAATCCCTTAAATTTGATACAAGAGAACACTTACAAACTACTCTATACCAGAGTTATTAATCTCGGATAGCAGAGCAGAGCGGCCGACCCGAAAAGTGGGATGGCAGGATAGCGGAAAGCCGgataattttttatgaataatcTACCTATATATTTCGTAAACTAAACAAATAACACAACAACCGTAAAAGATTTATAAAATCAAATATCAAAGTACAATGCTTCAAACTATTCCTCCAATTCAAAATCAAACATATTAGGAGGAGGAGTGCCGGAGGGTGTCTGGAGGAAGAGCGCCGGAGTTTTGAAGACGAGGACAAGCGGCCTTTAGGGTTGATGAAGAAGCAGAGCAGAGAGATGCCGAAGCAGAGACAACAGAAAATCAATCCCAAATGTAATCGAAAGCTATTTTGACCCTTTCAAAATTAAGGGTAAAATCGCAAATGCACAGATATAAAAGTAATAAAACAGTCAAACCGCTCCACAGGGGTAGCACCCTGCGGCCTGCTCCATGAGATCCCATCTATCGCGCCCGCAATCGCAAGCTGCGGTCTGCAAGGTGGCCGCTCTGGCCAAAACTCCCGGGATAGCGCCGATAGAGGCTGCTATTAATAACTCTGCTCTATACGTGATGAAATTGAATGTATATACACGTGTATATACATTCAATTGTTTAGATGTGAGCTTTCAATTAATGGCGTTAGCATCTAACTTTTTCTAGAGTTCCTAATTTTAGAAGAGCAGATTCCCTTAAATTAGATATATGAGAACATTTACACACTACTCTAGTGCTTTGATATGTGATGAAAACCCACATTACGCTTTTCATAACAGACATTCATAAGCTACATTGTTATGATTTTCTTAAATgatattttaaaaaattgtttgATGTTTAAAATGCATGATAAGACATGTTAAACAAAGTAATACGATTAGTTGTTTATCTATCATTCATTAACTGAAGAACCCACCTGAACTGACTGATTGCCTGAAGTTGAAAATGAGGGACCATTATCTGAGTTCTCATTTGTAAGGAGACCAGTATTTCCACCTGAAGCAGTGCCTCCATTCAAGTCAAATTGGTTTCCATTTTCTTGCCCATACTGAGCTACATTACTTTTCGAACTTATTTGGGAGATTCGGGAGTCATCATTGTAAGTTCCGGTCCTCTCTCTTGCATCTGCTAGCTCAAGCTGTAACTGCTGAATAGTATGCAAATGGAGTCTCTCCATCTCTGCAAACTATCACCACCAAAATCAAGTATAAAGTCAAGCAGTATCTACCATAATTTTATGTAAATAACCAAAATTAACATAACATACTTTAAAGAACCAAAACATGCCTATAAAGCATACAACAATTCAAGTTCTTTGAAAATAATTCAAAGAATCAACAAAACTAAATCACAACTATAAATTAAATGGGGAATATCTATTTCATAACAGTGCAAACCGAGACAGATACAAAAGGACATCAAAAAATAGAGGGAGTTAAAAAAGGAAACTTTATCCTTGTAGCATAAAAGAAATGTAGATCATCAACCTGTCTCTGGAAACCCATCCATAGCTGATTATATTGTTCATTGCGGTCACGCAATTCTGCCTGTAATGACTGGTTTGTTGTTGACTGGAAAACATCCATCTCGCGGACACGGGCTATCCATGCTTGGGCCTCTCGAACCTGTTCCTCTTTAAACATAATTGTCTCCTGGGCAACCCTATTCTGAAACGAAGAAACATCAGCAGAGTACATAAGCGAATAAACCAAAATAAATTCTTGTGATAGGATACATAGAATTAAGGAGACTTAGTTAGGGATGTTGGTCAGTTAGTTATTGACTTTGTTAGAGAGTATCTGTATAAACAGGAGAATAAAAAGGATAGAGATCATCATTTCAATTCTCTTCTGTGTTCAATTATTTGGCACCTAACATTACGGAAATAAATTATATACACAAATATAAATATAAGCGGCCTACTTGTTCCTGCAACTCAATAAGTTGTCTATCTTTTTCTTGAATATGTTCTTGCAGATCATGTATTTGTTGTATATGTTGAGCTCTTTCAGCTTCTGAATGATCGCGCTCCCTTCTGCAAAAAGGATTTGCCCAATGAAGCAAGTAGCATTGTATAAAAGCAAAGTTAAAGCATCAAATAAATAAATTTGGATAAAAGAAAAACCTGAAAGATGCCAATTCTTTGTTTTGCTCACGGAGAAGGTCTTGTTTGGCCCATGCCTAATGGAATAATTGAAGAGATTAGCATTCAATCAAAAAATTTGAATAAGATCCAGAAAACTAAAATAATAGAAGTAAGAAGCATTCAACAAACCGCTTCATTATCTAATTTAATATTATGCAGCTCCCTGTCTTTCTCTTCCATTTTCCTTTCCAGTTCATGAATTGCACGTTCCCTTTCACAAAGTTGCTCCTGAAAGGCCCGATAAACAGCTTTAAAAGTTACCAACAATTCTTAACCAGTGGGAGCACCAAACATTAAGCTTAATCAAAACACAGTTACATCTGCTACACCAAACTATTATGCATCTAAAATTGTCATAATCCCCAGGGTGTTATATAAGTATACAACTAAGCATCTGAAAGTGTAGTCATCTGGTAACACCTGAGGAAACTCATTTTTAGAAGTCCGCGACGATAGATTAGCCCAGTCTTGAGTATCTATATAGACAAATGCTTGAATACACACCTGAAACTTGTTGGCATTGTTGGCATGCTCCTTGAGTTGAGCATCAAAGGTGCTTCGCATTTCCATCATCTCAGTTCTGGCAATGATTTGAGCTTTTAGTTCAACCTCCATCTGCAGTATTTCATGCCTTTGTCTAACAACAGAATGGATCTGTTGCTGTAAAATATCACTGTCTAATGTTCCATCCATTGTCATTGAACAAAAGTCAACATCAACGGGCTCTCTTCCTTGCTGCACCTTGAAAAACAGTAAGAGATTATCTTCAGGATATAAATTCCTTAACTAAAAAATATCTTCTTGCACCATCGCCTTACCTCATATATGGTTCTCTCGTCTGATTGCCCTAGTTTTGGGTTTTCTAACTCCTGCACCTCAAAAGATGTTTGTTATCAGCTAAACAAATAACATTTAACAGCATTAAAATTAACCTCCCTTAAACACTTCCAATAACACGGTAGTAAACTATAAAATATTCAGTACTTAAAATACTAACAATCTTAATTCCACTATTAACTCCGCAAATGAAACCATAAATAAGTTCAAAACCTATGAGGTGGTAACCTTAAACTTCACCAACAAGAGTTTGAAATTGAAGTACGTTCAACTTAATATTGGCAATCAGACTACATTCAACTTAATATTGGCAATCAGACTACATTCAACTTAATATTGTTCAAACGGCCAGGATAGTGTGGTCTAAAAAATTCATACTGCCTATGAAAACCCCTTTTGCTTTGATCATGGTTGATAGAAGCATCTCTAATCACTTGAATTTAGATACAAATACCAATTTCAGTTACATCTTGGGTTCATTCATCCAAAGATGAAACACAGCTGAACCCGGCAGGAATTAAAGTCACCAAAAGTATAATCTGAGCCCCGCAGCTAGAGAATCACAATATCCACCTAGGCACACAACGAGTTTTCCAGAAGCTGAAGTATCCAAACAGTATGAAAACTCAATAACCCCCAAGGCTTAAAAACATTGCTCGGATCAAACACCACTAAACTCCTAATCCTAAATAAACGATAAACCCTAATCCCAAATCAATGTCTAAAAAAACACCCAGAAAACCTAAGAACTAAAGCATCTAAATTTGAAAAAGGCGCGATTCTCTGACACTCCAAACAACACTAAAAAACAATGTGAAGTGTTTCCGCGTCAAATCCGTACCTCGCCTTCAGGGTTTCTCGCGGAATGATGATGTTCAGCAACAGCGCGCCATTCTTTCCGAGGCGGAGTCTGCAACTGAAGAGATACGCCGCGAGCAGCGGCTGCGGCGGCCGTGGCCTCCATTGAGAACGAACAGTCGACGGTGCCCTCACGTCGGAAGGCAGTAGGTGAAGAAAACAACGAGTAGGTAAAAggaaaaaataaatagaaaacAAGAAATCCCTAACCCTAGAAATTGAAAGATAGAAAAAAAAAGGGTCTAAATTAAGAAAACGATGCGATTAGGGGAATGAGTGAGGAATTAAGAGGGTGTAGAGTGAGGGAAATGGATTGTGAAAAAAGGGTTTTTGAGAGATGAAGAGTGTGTTGAGGGTGATGAGAAACCGGACCCGAGAAAGATGATTGGCTATGGCGAATTTCGACCGGCACGGTGTGAACAACGTTATATAGGGCATTTTCACTCCATACTTACATTACATGTCGTATTATCGACTCACGCTTCCTATTAGCGCGTGTATCATaccttcttttctttcttttttttctttggGCCTTTCTTTAATCTTGTAATGCCAATTGTATGAGTTCATTTGATGTACTTTCTGCACCTGTGGTATATTTCTAATTCTAATTTAGGTTTTGTATTTTTTCTTTAGCCCATCAAAATATGTTACTTTTGTTTTCGAAGTTTTTCGTTGAGAGGGTAAgaattaaattaatatttttatttcatAAAAAGTGTTTCATTTGTATTTTTTTGTCTTAAAATAATTGTTCATTTACATTATCAATgttatatttattattatttttctacTATTATAACTCTACTcattaacttttattttattcaatTATTTTATTAACTATATTTAATAAGGATATTCTAGTAAATGATATTAACTTTTTCACTAAAACCAACACATCTGATAATTTTTTTAAGAACTGCACATTGCTTAAATAGGATATTTTTTATGAGACTAATAGAGTAGTAAATTTACGAATAATACTAATAACTTATAAACAAAAATTAATTGATGGAGTATAAGGATACTCAATCTATAACTTAAAAATGAAAAAGCATGTTACCTAATACAATTGATAAAGGGATTCTCTAACTAATCTTTCTTATCACAAATGAAAGTACCCTCAAATCTAGTATCTGCCTATTTTTAAGAGATGCATTTAGCTAAAGAAACTACGTCAATAACGTCGCAGAACCCTCCATTAAATAGTATATCATTTCTAAAAAGTCAAATTGCTTTAACCGTAGCAAATCAAAATAAGAACCTAAAGACTTTAATGATATTATTGTTCATCATCAATTCAAAATTCTTTGATAATACTAGGAGTAGTATAGAGGCATTCGAGCCCTACCCAATCCAACACCTTAATCCAAATTAACTTGAATTTTGGACACATCAAAAATAAATGAACATGAGATTCATTATTATCAAGACAGAGAGGACAAAACGTATTATGAGGAATAGAGATGATATATCGCTTCAATAGTTCGTAGTTCGTCTTTTGTTTGTAGACGGTTGAGGAAAAAACGCCACAAAAAAATTTAATttgttgtgtgtgtgtgtgttttttttaCAAACTAGTTAGGTTAATTATTGGAtatttgaatatttaaacattaATAAAAGATAATTAAAATTGTTTAAAATTATTTTACAACATGCAAGCAATGAATTAGTCcattaaaaataattaattatttattgTCTAGCCATTTTTATCTTCACTTAATTGATAAGTATTGTactaaaataatttattaatgtgcaaatttatttaaaaataaaatatagtCACTTTCTATTTATTAAATTTTGCAAATTGTGGTTCAACTAGTAAATCCTGATATGTTAGGTGGAATACCATGTTTCGGATTCAAACCAAAATCGCATTGTTGTGTCTATGAGTTTTTAGTAGTTATTATCACTTCATCTATACACCAACGAAAAAATATGAGTTCGACGATATTTTTGAAATTTCAGAAATCATAATGTATCATGTATTTAATGTGTGTGTTATCAATATCTTTTGTATCATGCGTAATTATCTTTTTATCGACAACTTGTAATATCATTTTGTTTTCATGTAAATATTCGTGAAACATAACTTTTTGTTCttatatttataaatttttgtgGGGGAGCCATTCTACTACAATAACTCCTCGCTTTTCTCTCTCTACATGACAACCATCCAATATTATTCTTTGAACAAGTAATAACCGTATCCTATTTATGGTCTTCTATCTCAATACTCAAATGATGGACTAATAAGCTTGGATGAACCACAATCAATCTAAAGACAAACGTTATAAGGGTCCATAATCCCTAAGTGTTAAGCTTGTGAAGATTAAATGTTTGAAGTGACACGCTGAGATGAGTGAAAAGTCCTTGTAAGTGAGAATTCATTTATGTAAATTTTATTCTCGTGTAGGATTACCTTAATGGTTGATTGTGCTTGCCTATTTGTTTGAAGATGTTCCTCGGAGATGATTTTTTTAATACATGTACTGTTAGGATTTATAAGTTCCAAAATTTAGCATTTTATCATTGAAGTAGATACTTGTGGCGCCAAATATAAGTTTATTAGGCCACATATAGATTGCTTATTTAAATCATCATTAAAATTTGTTTAAATTACTTAAATGTTACTTAAATGCAATGTGACAATTTGGTCTCACACAAATAGCTTAAACAATCAAAATTACTTTTCCCAATTGAAGATGCGCTCGGTCGCCGCTTTATGCTTTACTTGTATTTTTTGTCCTTTTACAATATTTATCCTATAATAATGACTTGTGTGGTGTTCTTGTCATATGTCATATGTTAGTTAGTTGTTAACTTCTATTCAGATATATGAGAATTATGTATTTAAAATTGAGGTTTAGCTCCTTAAAATTGTCCCTATTAAAGTCATTGTGTTCTCTTGAATGATATTGGTTTTGGGGGCATAATTATGGAATTTTGATTGCATGAGCAATATATTTCTTGTATTGTTAGGAAAATCTAATTGTCCTTCAAGCTAGTAAGTCTTCAAATTTGGAAGCTTAAATTGTAATTTTTAAGAAATTTTATAAAATGAAATACTGGTTGTTTTTTCTTATGTGTGTGTAACTAAAGGTATTACATTTTTTACTATTTGTTATGGATTGACTATATACTCTGAGATCTGGCCCCATCTTTAGAGATTCGACCACTGCGAGGAAAAGACCCCCCAGATTGGTCTGAACAAAACAAGTATCATTTTCAGACCGACCACCTCCAAGTGTAACACCTGAATCCAATTTGAGGGCATACTAGAGCTTTTGGAATGTTCCCCCGACTATTCTACCTTCGATAATCTAAAAGCAATGGATCCATCCCTCTAACGCATCCAACGATCCTTCGCATCTCACATTGGTTAGTTAGCGAGTTAGTTACATAACTCCATTATATATGCAGATGGCGACATTTTAGGTAACAAGTTTTAAACACATTTTTTAATACTTTGTCTGATTCACATACTAACTTAAATGTTGGAGTGATAACCTTGCAGGCACACCTCTCTCCATTGCACCAGAAGCTTTCCTTCACCATAGCTTTTGTGACTTCATATATTTCTGGTTTTGGTACAGAACAGTTGCATCGTCTGTAGGAATGAGCAAACGAGCGTAAACAACAACCTTTTGGAAATGCTAAAGAAGATGGATTCAAATTTAGTTCCTCGCGTCTCGTTATTGATAGACATCGTTCGAAGTATTACCGCATTTAGCATTCTGTCACTAGTTGGTTGCTTTTTGTTGAGCATCATTTCATAATTTATGCAAAACAACCGATCAGAGTTAAGGTTCTTGGATTTGGGAAATATTGATGGAATCTCGAACTCTGATCTACCTTTGGTTATCGCAGTCATTATCAATCATGTGGTTGTAACAAGATTCTTAATACACAACAAAAGTTCTAGTAATATCCTTTACAAATAGGCATTGGGTCTGGTAGGTCTCGATCAATAGAACTTGTCTCCATTCAAGGGAGAATAAATGTTGGCTTATAATTATTCAATCACTTGTCATTGTGGTACGATAAACTTGACGATATCAATAGAGGAGGAACGAGGATGAGAACGATCACTCTTCCATTCTTGGTTATATTGTGAAAAAACAGCTTCAAAGGCATTATGTGAAGGTCATTCCTGGATAAGTTAGATGTCATAGCCTCTATGATGCATCTGAAGATAGCCTATCACGACGAAAAGGGATGATGATTACTATAAACGCATATCTACAAGAAGCCAAGAGGATCCATGGAAGAATCCACGAAGATATTCTAACCTCGGCATCGAGGAACTACAATTGACTCGACCTCAATGCATACGAGAGTGAAATTAGACCTACTCTTGATAGAGAATTCAAATTCATGCAATTGGGAGATAATTCGGCTAGGTCAGTCAAGATATGGTTCAGACTCTCCCCGTAGGTACGGGTCGGGCTAGTCAAATGCCTATAAGCTAATGTTAACCTTTTCACTATCTCCTATCATGAAATGCCCGGTATCAATCAATAAGTGACGTGCCATGGAATGGACCTAGATGTCGGGTCTAAGTATGTATCTCAACGACAAAGGAAACAATCTTCTAAAAAATAGGAAGCTACTGAGAAAATGGTAAGAGGCCTATTAAACGCCAAGTTCATTTCAGAGGTGAAGTATACTTAATGGATATCTAATGTGGTCTAGATTAAAAAAGCATCGGGCAAGTGGAGGATGTGCATCGATTACACCGATCTTAATCGCGCTTGTCCAAAAGATTCATATCCCTTACCGAATATCGGCAAACTCATTGATAATTCAGTTGGTTACCAATTACTATCTTTCATTGATGCATATTTTAGATACAATCAGATCCTAATGTACGTCCCTGACCGGGtgatgtcataccccaaaatttgcccacCCTTTTTGCTTTTCATCTAACATATCATTTAAAATTCATCTAGactcattcatgtgcatcattcacTCATGATTAACATTTTCTAACAAGCATCATAGATTCAAGGTTCATGGTTGATAAAATCAGGGATTTGGCTTGAAGATTATGGTTTTCCTCATCTTATGGGGATGAAACCTTGATTGCTTGGTTTTTGTCATTTGAGGACCTTTTGGTTTACTTTgacttggaaaccctaatttattGGTTTATGACGTTGGTATACTATTTTACTTGCTCGATTATTCACCTTCTTTTTGGCATCTGATCAAGCATGACCATGTCTTGATCCTTGGGTTTGTCACATATCTCGTTCTAAAGGTTTCCATTTGATTTTATGCCCCACTTCACTTATAGATCTATGTTTATTCAAAATCATTCATTTGATTCTTGATTCCATGTTTCTTAATGCGTTGATTCATTAGTACACTTATACATCCATTCATTTCTTTTGGCCATGGTCCATTTTCAATCAAGGTCATCCATTAATCCATTAGGGCATACATGCATTTATATGGTCCATTCATTTCTTTTGACTCAAGAGGATTCGAATTTAATTTTGGTCGAAAGTtcttatttcaaaattaaaacATTAATTCAAGAAATAAATTTGTCATTTAAAATTGTTTCTTCCATTACATTCATAAATTTCAATTTACATTGTCCATACAAACCATTACAGGGAAAATATGGATTTTATAAGGTTGACTTTTTAGTCAACCGTTGACtctttggtcaacagttgaccaaagtcaaccgAGAATTTCTAAAACCCTTTTCACCTCTTGATCCTTCCTCATTCATGATCTTCATGCCAAATATTGAGTCATGTGCAAGTTCATATAAATTTCTTCATGGCAAGGTTCTTTGTATGTCATCCTTGTTTCTCCCAAGCATAGTCGCGCACATACATGTTTCACGACATAATAAGGCATCAATAAACCACAGCATATCAAGCCAGCATGAAATAGGTGTTGGTGTAATCCAtataggccaatacttttggtacttgtatcaaattatttattaataataaaaggatttttctttattatgtttgtttaataaattccttggaatagctagtccgtttaatgtatcaagtgtgacttaatcatgagatcccattaaacataaggacactattcttaaagtatctgtagtcgagctttgttataaaatgggataacattaaaccattaagactattatgtatataaactgatgatcacgtctcatggatcatggataaggagttatcaagtcttaaacataggtatgaatattaagagtaatatttatattggattgacccgctatgagaatactgttgtcataccccaattttgaccctgaatcgctgattcaatacattcatcatagctattgcatgtctacatagcataccatgcatttCATACTGCATAGTGCCTAAAATATCAATCGAAAcaattttttcggatctacagaaAAACCGGTTGAATTAGTCAACGTATGTGCGTTAAATCAGTAAACGaaaatttttaaaatcaagcttctagacatcaattttattaatctaggtttcgcgtagtttaatctggtatgctcgatttatttttcagctaatttttcggccactttctgatcagctcaagcctgtttaaccggtcaaaatttatttcaaaattaaaagaaacacTGTATTTTTCTAATAAGTTTATTTTACCCTAATCATTTTTGTGCATTCATTTTATAATTTCAAACAATTTTTCGTCCGATTTTTATTCACTTTGGaatcattttatttttgtattttatcaatatgttcataaaaaaataaataggattagtcatatttttcatttcaattttattatgttgatttaatatttatttatttttatttttaaatttatttgtTTTGAATAGTTTAACCTTTTTTTTTAATTCACAAAAATTCACAAGGACATTTATGATATTTGCATTGCATCCAATTGCTACAACTCTATCTCATATTTCAATTTGAAATCCCGAAAAGAGAAAAGATAAGTTTATCAGTTGGTGAGAAAAGAAGAATCTTCCTTCTCCATGAAATATTTTGTCTAGTGACACACCATAGCCATGCTACACAACAAAACACTTTTATCTTCCTTCCTTATCATAAAATGGGGGACCACAATAGCTACCACCACAAAAAGAGGATCCTGAAAAATGAGGCTCTTCACTATCACCCTAAACGACACCAACCGTTGCACTTTACAACATTACATAGCGACACTACCTCTCAatctcatcatcatcatcatcattttcaATGTCTTCAAAAGATCCTATGTCTTAAGATAACTTGGAACAAACAAAAACTCTTCAACTTCTTCCATTTTTGTTACCTCCAGTTTCACATTCTTATAGTACCattttttcttctctttctttCTATCTACACTTCCACGttatctctctcttctctttttCATTATCATTAGAGAACCCCATTGAAACTAGAGTCTGCGCTTCGAGCATCACTCCCTATTCCTTGAAGCTTGTTTACCGACGCAGAACAAAACATGGCGGACAAGGCAGTCACCATCAGAACCAGGAAGTTCATGACTAACAGG containing:
- the LOC127081462 gene encoding uncharacterized protein LOC127081462 isoform X4 gives rise to the protein MEATAAAAAARGVSLQLQTPPRKEWRAVAEHHHSARNPEGEELENPKLGQSDERTIYEQGREPVDVDFCSMTMDGTLDSDILQQQIHSVVRQRHEILQMEVELKAQIIARTEMMEMRSTFDAQLKEHANNANKFQEQLCERERAIHELERKMEEKDRELHNIKLDNEAAWAKQDLLREQNKELASFRERDHSEAERAQHIQQIHDLQEHIQEKDRQLIELQEQNRVAQETIMFKEEQVREAQAWIARVREMDVFQSTTNQSLQAELRDRNEQYNQLWMGFQRQFAEMERLHLHTIQQLQLELADARERTGTYNDDSRISQISSKSNVAQYGQENGNQFDLNGGTASGGNTGLLTNENSDNGPSFSTSGNQSVQSDHVHGVAIAPSPLIVPHSYLPPGQVAALHPYVMHQQGVPNSVASHVPQSHVGHFHPMPTMSPLQQWQNQQAVSEGLQVSSIQDNPTSSQADQNLIRSDANFNYEMSVNGQTLPRDYLNAHVHQGEEAQTVVSSSTGETQSVDKDQLIASQQSLQQISSQFSKALRLNSFKPNGEMKNPATLSNDGPASQILLTEQGSSAANATSVGEIIQNNSDAVLSEALASAGQTTSTTIPKVPETALLDERSLLACIVRTIPAAGHIRISSTLPNRLGKMLAPLHWHDYKRKYGKLEDFVTSHPELFLIEGDFIQLREGAHKMVAATAAVAKVAAAAAASSPYSSYMPTVAVTPMAQSHRLKKSPSTDSKMIKTEKALLEYMGDDPSKLPVNQYQQSNGAHLSIAGGLSNVKILSKPKDSREMNGPENSVVQPSAQLTVGNGGSLDRPSMMSPQNSGPANGRPTAAVYPSRR
- the LOC127081462 gene encoding uncharacterized protein LOC127081462 isoform X2, with the protein product MEATAAAAAARGVSLQLQTPPRKEWRAVAEHHHSARNPEGEELENPKLGQSDERTIYEVQQGREPVDVDFCSMTMDGTLDSDILQQQIHSVVRQRHEILQMEVELKAQIIARTEMMEMRSTFDAQLKEHANNANKFQEQLCERERAIHELERKMEEKDRELHNIKLDNEAAWAKQDLLREQNKELASFRERDHSEAERAQHIQQIHDLQEHIQEKDRQLIELQEQNRVAQETIMFKEEQVREAQAWIARVREMDVFQSTTNQSLQAELRDRNEQYNQLWMGFQRQFAEMERLHLHTIQQLQLELADARERTGTYNDDSRISQISSKSNVAQYGQENGNQFDLNGGTASGGNTGLLTNENSDNGPSFSTSGNQSVQSDHVHGVAIAPSPLIVPHSYLPPGQVAALHPYVMHQQGVPNSVASHVPQSHVGHFHPMPTMSPLQQWQNQQAVSEGLQVSSIQDNPTSSQADQNLIRSDANFNYEMSVNGQTLPRDYLNAHVHQGEEAQTVVSSSTGETQSVDKDQLIASQQSLQQISSQFSKALRLNSFKPNGEMKNPATLSNDGPASQILLTEQGSSAANATSVGEIIQNNSDAVLSEALASAGQTTSTTIPKVPETALLDERSLLACIVRTIPAAGHIRISSTLPNRLGKMLAPLHWHDYKRKYGKLEDFVTSHPELFLIEGDFIQLREGAHKMVAATAAVAKVAAAAAASSPYSSYMPTVAVTPMAQSHRLKKSPSTDSKMIKTEKALLEYMGDDPSKLPVNQYQQSNGAHLSIAGGLSNVKILSKPKDSREMNGPENSVVQPSAQLTVGNGGSLDRPSMMSPQNSGPANGRPTAAVYPSRR